CCAATGAAAATAAAGTCTTGCGTATCGTTAAACTGATGCGTCAACTCTTGAATATAGCGTTCTTGGCTTTCTAAGATTAATTCGATTTGCGCGGGTAATTGACGTATTCCCTCTAGGATTTCTTGCAAACGCTGTGGCGCTATTGTTTTGCGGCGAAATCCTAAATCTAGTGCCAAGCAATAAAACGCTAATAATTGAGAAATGAAACTCTTCGTTGCTGCTACACCGATTTCAATTCCGGCGTGCGTATCAATTAAGTGAGGCGCGATTGTTGCAATTGAACTATCAAGGCGGTTGGTAATTCCTAACAATCTTACTTGGTACTCTGGCGGTGCATCTTTACGGCGTTCTTTTTCCATTGCCAATGCGGCGAGAGTATCAGCCGTTTCTCCCGATTGGGTAACGCCAATCATTAGGGTATTAGCGGTTAATGGTGGTGGTGCGTAGCGAAATTCCGAGGAGTATTGCACAGATGTGGGAATTTTTGCTAGTTGTTCGAGTAAGTACTTCCCGATTAAACTTGCGTGCCAACTTGTGCCACAAGCAACGATTTGCACTTGTTCTAGGTTAGTGTATAGCTCTTCTGGTAGATTGAGTTTGATCGGTGTTTCAGTTGCGTCTGGGTGCCAATCGTGTTTTAGGTAAGCTTCGATGAATGTTCTGACGACTCCTGGTTGCTCGTAGATTTCCTTAAGCATGAAGTGTCGGAATCCTTGTTTTTCTACCATGACTGGATTCCAGTTGAGTCTACGAGGTTGTTTTTTCAGGCGATCGCCCGCAAAATTATACACCTCTACACCCAAAGGTGTTAACTTCGCCACTTCGCCATTTTCGAGTGTTAATACGGCACGCGTATGCGGTACTAAAGCCGGAGTATCCGAAGCGCAGAAAAATTCTCCTTGTCCAAAGCCAATGGCGAGTGGTGCTTGTTGGCGGGCAATAATTAATTCATCAGGGTAATCGGCAGAAATGACCGCGATCGCAAATGCCCCTTCAAGTTTGTTTACCGTTTGTCTAACGGCTTCTAGCAGCGGTGAATTGTGAGGGTTTTGCGCGGATAAATCTTCTTTGAGAAAT
The Chroococcidiopsis sp. TS-821 genome window above contains:
- the glmS gene encoding glutamine--fructose-6-phosphate transaminase (isomerizing); translated protein: MCGIVGYIGTQAATEILLAGLEKLEYRGYDSAGIATIFEGEIHCVRTKGKLHNLREKLEQFENPAQIGIGHTRWATHGKPEEYNAHPHMDMAKRVAVVQNGIIENYRELREELKELGHEFRSETDTEVIPHLIAQFLKEDLSAQNPHNSPLLEAVRQTVNKLEGAFAIAVISADYPDELIIARQQAPLAIGFGQGEFFCASDTPALVPHTRAVLTLENGEVAKLTPLGVEVYNFAGDRLKKQPRRLNWNPVMVEKQGFRHFMLKEIYEQPGVVRTFIEAYLKHDWHPDATETPIKLNLPEELYTNLEQVQIVACGTSWHASLIGKYLLEQLAKIPTSVQYSSEFRYAPPPLTANTLMIGVTQSGETADTLAALAMEKERRKDAPPEYQVRLLGITNRLDSSIATIAPHLIDTHAGIEIGVAATKSFISQLLAFYCLALDLGFRRKTIAPQRLQEILEGIRQLPAQIELILESQERYIQELTHQFNDTQDFIFIGRGINFPIALEAALKLKEISYIHAEGYPAGELKHGPIALLDAKVPVVAIAMPGSVYEKVLSNAQEAKARDSRLVGVTSMDDSEAAETFDDLIPVPAVEELLSPIISVIPLQLLAYHIAARRGLDVDQPRNLAKSVTVE